A window of Micromonospora eburnea genomic DNA:
TCCCCACTGCGCCGATCGCTCTATTCCTCGGACGCGTCGCTGTACCGGATCGCGCCGCGGGTGGTCGTCTTGCCCCGGCACGCCGACGAGGTGCTCGCCGCGCTGGCCGTCGCCACGGCGCACGGGGTCTCGGTGACCATGCGCGGCGCCGGCACCTCGATCGCCGGCAACGCGGTCGGATCCGGCATCGTGGTGGACACCAGCCGGCACCTCGACCGGGTGCTGGAGATCGACCCGGAGGGCCGGACCGCGCTGGTCGAACCGGGTGTCGTGCAGTCGAGCCTGCAACGTGCGGCGGCCCCGCACGGCCTGCGGTTCGGCCCCGACCCGTCGACCCACAACCGGGCCACGCTGGGCGGGATGATCGGCAACAACGCGTGCGGGTCGCGGGCGCTGGGATACGGGCGCACCAGCGACAACGTCCTCGGCCTCGACGTGGTGGCCGGTACCGGCGAGCGCCTGCTGCTCGGTGCGATCGACGGCGCGACCGGGGACTCGCCGCTGCTGGCCGACCTCAGGCGGGTGGTCGGGGCGAACCTCGCCACGATCCGGACCGAGCTGGGCCGCTTCTCCCGCCAGGTCTCCGGATACTCCCTCGAACATCTGCTGCCCGAGCGGGGCTTCGACGTCGCCCGCGCGCTCGTCGGCTCGGAGGGCACCCTGGCCCTCACCCTCGCGGCCCGCGTACGCCTGGTCCGCGACGCCCCCGTACGCGTCCTGGTGGCTCTCGGCTACCCGTCGATGGTGGACGCCGCTGACGCGGTGCCGGCCGTCCTGCCGTACGCCCCGATCGCCTGCGAGGGCCTGGACGGGCGGATCGTGGACGTGGTACGCGCCCGCCGGGGCGCCGCCGCGGTGCCCGAGCTGCCCCGGGGCGGCGGCTGGCTGCTGGTGGAGCTGGCCGGTGACGTGCGGTCCGCGGTGCTGGACTCGGCGCGGCGGGTGGCCGCCGGGGCGGGCGCGCTCGACGCGACCGTGGTCACCGATCCCGCCCACGCGGCGGCGCTGTGGCGGATCCGGGAGGACGGGGCCGGGCTGTCCAGTCGTACGCCCAGCGGCGCGCCCGCCCACGCCGGCTGGGAGGACGCCGCCGTGCCGCCGGAGCGACTCGGCGCGTACCTGCGCGAGTTCGAGGCGCTGCTGGCCGACCACCGGCTGACCGGAGTGCCGTACGGCCACTTCGGCGACGGCTGCGTACACATCCGCATCGACTTCCCGCTGACCGCCGCCGGCGGTACGAAGGTCTTCAAGGACTTCCTGTACGCCGCCGGGGAGCTGGTCGCCCGGCACGGCGGGTCGATGTCCGGCGAGCACGGCGACGGGCGGGCCCGCGGCGAACTGCTGCCGCTGATGTACCCGCCCGACGCGATCGCCCTGTTCGAGCGGGTCAAGGCGATCTTCGACCCGCGCGACGTGCTCAACCCGGGCGTCATCGTCCGGCCGGCGCCCCTGGACGCCGACGTGCGGGTCGCCGCCGCGCCGCCGCTGCGCCGCGCCGAGCTGCCCACCCTCGCGCTCGCCTACCGGCACGACCGGGGTGACCTGTCGATGGCCGTGCACCGGTGTACCGGCGTCGGCAAGTGCCGCGCCGACACCACCGGGTCCGGCGGCGTGATGTGCCCGTCGTTCCTGGCCACGCGGGACGAGAAGGACTCCACCCGGGGCCGGGCCCGGGTGTTGCAGGACGTGGTCTCCGGGCGGCTCGGCCCGCACGGCTGGCGCTCCGCCGCGCTGCGCGACGCGCTGGACCTCTGCCTGGCCTGCAAGGGCTGCTCCGCCGACTGCCCGACCGGGGTGGACCTGGCCGCCTACAAGGCCGAGGCGCTGCACCAGCGCTACCGCGGGCGGCTGCGCCCCCGGTCGCACTACGTCCTCGGTCGGCTGCCGCGCTGGGCCCGGCTGGTGGGCCGGGTGCCGGCCGTGACCCGCGCGCTCAACGCGGCGCTGCGCTCGACCGTGCTGCACCCGCTCGTCACCTGGTCCGCCGGG
This region includes:
- a CDS encoding FAD-binding and (Fe-S)-binding domain-containing protein, whose product is MSTDAAGATRRTPDAAATRSLVGALRRAGVAEVDDSPLRRSLYSSDASLYRIAPRVVVLPRHADEVLAALAVATAHGVSVTMRGAGTSIAGNAVGSGIVVDTSRHLDRVLEIDPEGRTALVEPGVVQSSLQRAAAPHGLRFGPDPSTHNRATLGGMIGNNACGSRALGYGRTSDNVLGLDVVAGTGERLLLGAIDGATGDSPLLADLRRVVGANLATIRTELGRFSRQVSGYSLEHLLPERGFDVARALVGSEGTLALTLAARVRLVRDAPVRVLVALGYPSMVDAADAVPAVLPYAPIACEGLDGRIVDVVRARRGAAAVPELPRGGGWLLVELAGDVRSAVLDSARRVAAGAGALDATVVTDPAHAAALWRIREDGAGLSSRTPSGAPAHAGWEDAAVPPERLGAYLREFEALLADHRLTGVPYGHFGDGCVHIRIDFPLTAAGGTKVFKDFLYAAGELVARHGGSMSGEHGDGRARGELLPLMYPPDAIALFERVKAIFDPRDVLNPGVIVRPAPLDADVRVAAAPPLRRAELPTLALAYRHDRGDLSMAVHRCTGVGKCRADTTGSGGVMCPSFLATRDEKDSTRGRARVLQDVVSGRLGPHGWRSAALRDALDLCLACKGCSADCPTGVDLAAYKAEALHQRYRGRLRPRSHYVLGRLPRWARLVGRVPAVTRALNAALRSTVLHPLVTWSAGVDARRTLPSLATTTFRRWFARRDRPSPSGRHGDVVLFVDTFTDAFSPEVGRAAVAVLERAGYRVHVTGKPVCCGLTWISTGQLDGARRQVRATVAALAPHVRAGATVVGLEPSCTAVLRSDALELLDGADADAAAEVAAATRTLAELLTATPDWAPPDLTGVTAVAQPHCHQHAVLGWDADAALLTRSGVAVRRLGGCCGLAGNFGVERGHHEVSVAVAEHDLLPAVRAAGADTVVLADGFSCRSQLDALADRSGEHLAQLLARHLPPEPPTGRSG